In Paenibacillus sp. FSL R7-0345, a single window of DNA contains:
- a CDS encoding glycoside hydrolase family 99-like domain-containing protein: MKLIAYLLPQFHCIPENDRWWGKGFTEWTNTKKAVPLYGGHHQPKEPLDHYYYDLTDAAARNWQAKVARAYGIYGFCYYHYWFKGKTLLERPFKEVLASGQPQFPFCLSWANESWTRKWDGGDHDVLIQQDYGDEADWELHFFELLDAFRDARYIRIDNKPVFIIYRPGKIPRCEDMMKLWNKLAVRNGLDGIYFVRTLGGFEIPSQGGFQASVEFEPHYTFAHGDTQRLWHYMNISGREHLVFDYDQAWLTILNRSHHRNGETIFPGAYVNWDNTPRLGIRGQSAIGASPSKFGWYLTRQIERAMKLYRSEFLFINAWNEWAEGAFLEPDLQHKFRYLEEVKKALEHTGAFPMADSTL, from the coding sequence TTGAAGCTGATCGCTTATTTACTGCCACAATTTCACTGTATTCCCGAAAATGACCGGTGGTGGGGCAAGGGATTTACAGAGTGGACCAACACTAAAAAAGCGGTTCCGCTCTATGGAGGTCACCATCAGCCCAAAGAACCGCTTGATCATTACTACTATGATTTGACAGATGCGGCCGCGAGAAACTGGCAGGCGAAGGTAGCGAGAGCCTACGGAATTTACGGGTTCTGTTACTATCATTACTGGTTCAAGGGGAAGACGCTGCTCGAACGCCCGTTCAAGGAAGTCTTAGCCTCAGGCCAGCCGCAGTTTCCATTCTGCTTATCCTGGGCAAACGAATCCTGGACACGTAAATGGGACGGGGGAGACCATGATGTTTTGATCCAGCAGGATTACGGGGATGAGGCGGACTGGGAACTACATTTCTTTGAGCTATTGGACGCATTCCGCGACGCAAGGTATATCCGTATTGACAATAAACCTGTATTTATCATTTACAGACCGGGGAAGATTCCCCGGTGTGAAGACATGATGAAGCTGTGGAACAAGCTGGCGGTGAGAAATGGGCTGGACGGCATTTATTTTGTCAGGACACTGGGCGGCTTTGAAATTCCCAGCCAAGGCGGATTCCAGGCAAGCGTCGAGTTCGAACCTCATTACACCTTTGCCCACGGGGACACGCAGCGCCTCTGGCATTACATGAATATAAGCGGCCGGGAGCATCTCGTATTTGATTATGACCAGGCCTGGCTAACGATCCTGAACCGGTCCCATCACCGTAACGGTGAAACTATTTTCCCCGGCGCATACGTCAACTGGGATAATACACCGCGGCTGGGCATACGGGGACAGAGCGCCATCGGAGCCTCCCCGAGTAAATTCGGCTGGTACCTGACGAGGCAGATTGAACGCGCTATGAAGCTGTACAGAAGCGAATTTCTGTTTATCAATGCCTGGAACGAGTGGGCTGAAGGCGCTTTTCTAGAGCCTGACCTGCAGCATAAGTTCCGCTATCTGGAGGAAGTTAAGAAGGCGCTGGAGCACACGGGTGCTTTTCCAATGGCAGATTCCACGTTGTAA